The Daucus carota subsp. sativus chromosome 7, DH1 v3.0, whole genome shotgun sequence genome window below encodes:
- the LOC108196413 gene encoding auxin response factor 11 isoform X2 — protein MHTHFSSLKIAHHCALHIFTTSVASSVLICIHACIVCSVKEEGQGKDDLYAELWKSCAGPLVEVPSRNERVYYFPQGHMEQLQASTNQELDQHIPKFNLPSKILCRVVNVQLLAELDTDEVYAQITLHPEVEQAEPTSPDPCIADPPKPPIHSFVKILTASDTSTHGGFSIFRKHANECLPPLDVTQATPTQDLVAKDLHGFEWRFKHVFRGQPRRHLLTTGWSTFVMAHDLVSWHEEMMVGKCVLGFIVLHNIKVPCLHQLYLARICILGTSQFIVRLNKYMEAVAYGFSLGMRFKMKFEGEDSPERRFSGTIVGVENLSPQWSDSKWRSLKIQWDEPASIHRPLRVSAWDIEPFVASKSSDLALAMKIKRPRPVGNHLSDTTAWYAATPFWYAGSNTTVEQSSLGGTTEFEYIAKQVVWPPKKKEQHDNFINHFSRGLTDESWKDSVNLFRESAQDKPYVTTPPVMPEYDSPASSRAHNGLVHDQVEQVRRTETSASCRLFGIDLRNSNSIQSPTKKVTDSFIATDGGLQASSDTLLEVDRARNLDLRKVKEQVLAEAPKKETDSKHGSNTSKRTRTKVQMQGIAVGRAVDLALVEGYDDLITELERMFEIKGELKERKNWQVVYTDREGDMMLVGDDPWLEFCGIAKKIFIYTTEEVKKMSGNCKLPGSASDGEEKIVSIESETKCEV, from the exons ATGCACACGCACTTTTCTTCCTTAAAAATAGCGCATCATTGTGCTTTACACATATTTACAACTTCAGTAGCTTCATCTGTACTTATATGTATACACGCATGCATTGTTTGTTCAGTTAAAGAAGAGG GTCAGGGAAAAGATGATCTTTATGCAGAGTTATGGAAGTCATGTGCAGGCCCTTTGGTTGAGGTTCCCAGTAGGAATGAGAGAGTGTATTACTTCCCTCAGGGTCACATGGAACAG TTACAAGCATCCACAAATCAAGAACTAGATCAACATATTCCAAAGTTTAACCTTCCTTCCAAGATCCTATGTCGGGTCGTTAATGTTCAGTTATTG GCAGAACTGGATACTGATGAAGTCTATGCACAAATAACTCTACACCCAGAAGTAGAG CAAGCTGAGCCTACAAGTCCTGATCCATGCATTGCTGATCCCCCAAAGCCGCCTATTCATTCATTTGTTAAGATTTTGACAGCATCGGACACAAGCACTCATGGAGGATTCTCTATTTTCCGTAAACACGCAAATGAGTGCCTTCCTCCATTA GACGTGACCCAGGCAACCCCTACCCAGGACCTGGTTGCGAAAGATCTTCATGGATTTGAGTGGAGATTTAAGCATGTTTTCCGAG GTCAACCTCGTCGGCATCTGCTTACAACCGGGTGGAGCACATTT GTCATGGCTCATGATTTAGTCTCTTGGCATGAAGAGATGATGGTGGGGAAATGCGTGTTGGGATTCATCGTCTTGCACAACATCAAAGTCCCATGCCTCCATCAGTTATATCTAGCCAGAATATGCATCTTGGG GACAAGCCAATTCATCGTTCGACTGAATAAATATATGGAGGCTGTCGCTTATGGCTTTTCACTTGGCATGCGGtttaaaatgaaatttgaaGGAGAAGATTCTCCCGAAAGAAG GTTTTCGGGCACTATAGTTGGGGTTGAAAATCTCTCTCCACAATGGTCAGATTCTAAATGGCGGTCCCTAAAG attCAATGGGATGAACCTGCATCCATACATAGACCTCTGAGAGTTTCAGCTTGGGACATCGAGCCTTTCGTAGCTTCTAAATCCTCAGACCTCGCACTGGCAATGAAGATCAAAAGGCCCCGACCAGTTGGTAATCATTTATCAG ATACTACTGCTTGGTATGCTGCAACACCTTTCTGGTATGCGGGATCAAATACAACTGTAGAACAGAGCAGCTTGGGTGGCACTACTGAATTTGAATACATTGCAAAGCAAGTTGTTTGGCCTCCCAAGAAAAAAGAACAGCATGACAATTTTATCAATCATTTCTCAAGAGGCCTTACTGATGAAAGCTGGAAGGATTCAGTGAATTTATTTCGTGAATCAGCTCAAGACAAACCATATGTTACGACTCCACCAGTTATGCCAGAGTACGACTCTCCTGCCTCGTCAAGGGCACACAATGGTCTCGTACACGACCAAGTGGAACAGGTAAGAAGAACTGAGACTAGTGCTAGTTGCCGGTTATTTGGCATTGATCTAAGAAACTCCAACAGCATTCAATCACCAACAAAGAAAGTTACAGATTCATTCATTGCGACTGATGGTGGTTTACAAGCCTCTTCTGATACTCTGTTGGAAGTTGACAGAGCTAGAAATTTAGACCTTCGTAAGGTAAAAGAGCAAGTCTTGGCAGAGGCACCAAAAAAGGAAACTGACAGCAAACATGGTTCTAATACTTCAAAAAGAACTCGTACTAAG GTGCAAATGCAAGGGATTGCTGTTGGCCGAGCTGTTGACTTGGCATTAGTGGAAGGTTACGATGACCTTATAACTGAACTGGAAAGGATGTTTGAGATTAAGGGAGAGCTTAAGGAACGGAAAAATTGGCAAGTTGTTTACACTGACCGAGAGGGTGATATGATGCTAGTGGGCGATGATCCATGGCT GGAATTTTGTGGAATAGCAAAGAAGATCTTCATATACACGACCGAGGAAGTGAAGAAAATGTCTGGGAACTGCAAGCTTCCTGGATCAGCTtcagatggtgaagaaaaaatAGTGAGCATAGAATCAGAAACTAAATGTGAAGTCTAA
- the LOC108196413 gene encoding auxin response factor 11 isoform X1: MHTHFSSLKIAHHCALHIFTTSVASSVLICIHACIVCSVKEEGQGKDDLYAELWKSCAGPLVEVPSRNERVYYFPQGHMEQLQASTNQELDQHIPKFNLPSKILCRVVNVQLLAELDTDEVYAQITLHPEVEQAEPTSPDPCIADPPKPPIHSFVKILTASDTSTHGGFSIFRKHANECLPPLDVTQATPTQDLVAKDLHGFEWRFKHVFRGQPRRHLLTTGWSTFVSSKRLIAGDSFVFLRDDGGEMRVGIHRLAQHQSPMPPSVISSQNMHLGVLATASHAITTRTLFVVYYKPRTSQFIVRLNKYMEAVAYGFSLGMRFKMKFEGEDSPERRFSGTIVGVENLSPQWSDSKWRSLKIQWDEPASIHRPLRVSAWDIEPFVASKSSDLALAMKIKRPRPVGNHLSDTTAWYAATPFWYAGSNTTVEQSSLGGTTEFEYIAKQVVWPPKKKEQHDNFINHFSRGLTDESWKDSVNLFRESAQDKPYVTTPPVMPEYDSPASSRAHNGLVHDQVEQVRRTETSASCRLFGIDLRNSNSIQSPTKKVTDSFIATDGGLQASSDTLLEVDRARNLDLRKVKEQVLAEAPKKETDSKHGSNTSKRTRTKVQMQGIAVGRAVDLALVEGYDDLITELERMFEIKGELKERKNWQVVYTDREGDMMLVGDDPWLEFCGIAKKIFIYTTEEVKKMSGNCKLPGSASDGEEKIVSIESETKCEV, translated from the exons ATGCACACGCACTTTTCTTCCTTAAAAATAGCGCATCATTGTGCTTTACACATATTTACAACTTCAGTAGCTTCATCTGTACTTATATGTATACACGCATGCATTGTTTGTTCAGTTAAAGAAGAGG GTCAGGGAAAAGATGATCTTTATGCAGAGTTATGGAAGTCATGTGCAGGCCCTTTGGTTGAGGTTCCCAGTAGGAATGAGAGAGTGTATTACTTCCCTCAGGGTCACATGGAACAG TTACAAGCATCCACAAATCAAGAACTAGATCAACATATTCCAAAGTTTAACCTTCCTTCCAAGATCCTATGTCGGGTCGTTAATGTTCAGTTATTG GCAGAACTGGATACTGATGAAGTCTATGCACAAATAACTCTACACCCAGAAGTAGAG CAAGCTGAGCCTACAAGTCCTGATCCATGCATTGCTGATCCCCCAAAGCCGCCTATTCATTCATTTGTTAAGATTTTGACAGCATCGGACACAAGCACTCATGGAGGATTCTCTATTTTCCGTAAACACGCAAATGAGTGCCTTCCTCCATTA GACGTGACCCAGGCAACCCCTACCCAGGACCTGGTTGCGAAAGATCTTCATGGATTTGAGTGGAGATTTAAGCATGTTTTCCGAG GTCAACCTCGTCGGCATCTGCTTACAACCGGGTGGAGCACATTTGTAAGTTCAAAGAGATTGATTGCGGGggattcttttgtttttctaag AGATGATGGTGGGGAAATGCGTGTTGGGATTCATCGTCTTGCACAACATCAAAGTCCCATGCCTCCATCAGTTATATCTAGCCAGAATATGCATCTTGGGGTACTTGCAACTGCTTCTCATGCAATTACAACGCGGACTTTGTTTGTTGTGTATTACAAACCAAG GACAAGCCAATTCATCGTTCGACTGAATAAATATATGGAGGCTGTCGCTTATGGCTTTTCACTTGGCATGCGGtttaaaatgaaatttgaaGGAGAAGATTCTCCCGAAAGAAG GTTTTCGGGCACTATAGTTGGGGTTGAAAATCTCTCTCCACAATGGTCAGATTCTAAATGGCGGTCCCTAAAG attCAATGGGATGAACCTGCATCCATACATAGACCTCTGAGAGTTTCAGCTTGGGACATCGAGCCTTTCGTAGCTTCTAAATCCTCAGACCTCGCACTGGCAATGAAGATCAAAAGGCCCCGACCAGTTGGTAATCATTTATCAG ATACTACTGCTTGGTATGCTGCAACACCTTTCTGGTATGCGGGATCAAATACAACTGTAGAACAGAGCAGCTTGGGTGGCACTACTGAATTTGAATACATTGCAAAGCAAGTTGTTTGGCCTCCCAAGAAAAAAGAACAGCATGACAATTTTATCAATCATTTCTCAAGAGGCCTTACTGATGAAAGCTGGAAGGATTCAGTGAATTTATTTCGTGAATCAGCTCAAGACAAACCATATGTTACGACTCCACCAGTTATGCCAGAGTACGACTCTCCTGCCTCGTCAAGGGCACACAATGGTCTCGTACACGACCAAGTGGAACAGGTAAGAAGAACTGAGACTAGTGCTAGTTGCCGGTTATTTGGCATTGATCTAAGAAACTCCAACAGCATTCAATCACCAACAAAGAAAGTTACAGATTCATTCATTGCGACTGATGGTGGTTTACAAGCCTCTTCTGATACTCTGTTGGAAGTTGACAGAGCTAGAAATTTAGACCTTCGTAAGGTAAAAGAGCAAGTCTTGGCAGAGGCACCAAAAAAGGAAACTGACAGCAAACATGGTTCTAATACTTCAAAAAGAACTCGTACTAAG GTGCAAATGCAAGGGATTGCTGTTGGCCGAGCTGTTGACTTGGCATTAGTGGAAGGTTACGATGACCTTATAACTGAACTGGAAAGGATGTTTGAGATTAAGGGAGAGCTTAAGGAACGGAAAAATTGGCAAGTTGTTTACACTGACCGAGAGGGTGATATGATGCTAGTGGGCGATGATCCATGGCT GGAATTTTGTGGAATAGCAAAGAAGATCTTCATATACACGACCGAGGAAGTGAAGAAAATGTCTGGGAACTGCAAGCTTCCTGGATCAGCTtcagatggtgaagaaaaaatAGTGAGCATAGAATCAGAAACTAAATGTGAAGTCTAA
- the LOC108196413 gene encoding auxin response factor 11 isoform X3, whose translation MAHLDASRASVSYDTGQGKDDLYAELWKSCAGPLVEVPSRNERVYYFPQGHMEQLQASTNQELDQHIPKFNLPSKILCRVVNVQLLAELDTDEVYAQITLHPEVEQAEPTSPDPCIADPPKPPIHSFVKILTASDTSTHGGFSIFRKHANECLPPLDVTQATPTQDLVAKDLHGFEWRFKHVFRGQPRRHLLTTGWSTFVSSKRLIAGDSFVFLRDDGGEMRVGIHRLAQHQSPMPPSVISSQNMHLGVLATASHAITTRTLFVVYYKPRTSQFIVRLNKYMEAVAYGFSLGMRFKMKFEGEDSPERRFSGTIVGVENLSPQWSDSKWRSLKIQWDEPASIHRPLRVSAWDIEPFVASKSSDLALAMKIKRPRPVGNHLSDTTAWYAATPFWYAGSNTTVEQSSLGGTTEFEYIAKQVVWPPKKKEQHDNFINHFSRGLTDESWKDSVNLFRESAQDKPYVTTPPVMPEYDSPASSRAHNGLVHDQVEQVRRTETSASCRLFGIDLRNSNSIQSPTKKVTDSFIATDGGLQASSDTLLEVDRARNLDLRKVKEQVLAEAPKKETDSKHGSNTSKRTRTKVQMQGIAVGRAVDLALVEGYDDLITELERMFEIKGELKERKNWQVVYTDREGDMMLVGDDPWLEFCGIAKKIFIYTTEEVKKMSGNCKLPGSASDGEEKIVSIESETKCEV comes from the exons ATGGCCCATCTTGATGCTAGCAGAGCCTCTGTTTCGTATGATACCg GTCAGGGAAAAGATGATCTTTATGCAGAGTTATGGAAGTCATGTGCAGGCCCTTTGGTTGAGGTTCCCAGTAGGAATGAGAGAGTGTATTACTTCCCTCAGGGTCACATGGAACAG TTACAAGCATCCACAAATCAAGAACTAGATCAACATATTCCAAAGTTTAACCTTCCTTCCAAGATCCTATGTCGGGTCGTTAATGTTCAGTTATTG GCAGAACTGGATACTGATGAAGTCTATGCACAAATAACTCTACACCCAGAAGTAGAG CAAGCTGAGCCTACAAGTCCTGATCCATGCATTGCTGATCCCCCAAAGCCGCCTATTCATTCATTTGTTAAGATTTTGACAGCATCGGACACAAGCACTCATGGAGGATTCTCTATTTTCCGTAAACACGCAAATGAGTGCCTTCCTCCATTA GACGTGACCCAGGCAACCCCTACCCAGGACCTGGTTGCGAAAGATCTTCATGGATTTGAGTGGAGATTTAAGCATGTTTTCCGAG GTCAACCTCGTCGGCATCTGCTTACAACCGGGTGGAGCACATTTGTAAGTTCAAAGAGATTGATTGCGGGggattcttttgtttttctaag AGATGATGGTGGGGAAATGCGTGTTGGGATTCATCGTCTTGCACAACATCAAAGTCCCATGCCTCCATCAGTTATATCTAGCCAGAATATGCATCTTGGGGTACTTGCAACTGCTTCTCATGCAATTACAACGCGGACTTTGTTTGTTGTGTATTACAAACCAAG GACAAGCCAATTCATCGTTCGACTGAATAAATATATGGAGGCTGTCGCTTATGGCTTTTCACTTGGCATGCGGtttaaaatgaaatttgaaGGAGAAGATTCTCCCGAAAGAAG GTTTTCGGGCACTATAGTTGGGGTTGAAAATCTCTCTCCACAATGGTCAGATTCTAAATGGCGGTCCCTAAAG attCAATGGGATGAACCTGCATCCATACATAGACCTCTGAGAGTTTCAGCTTGGGACATCGAGCCTTTCGTAGCTTCTAAATCCTCAGACCTCGCACTGGCAATGAAGATCAAAAGGCCCCGACCAGTTGGTAATCATTTATCAG ATACTACTGCTTGGTATGCTGCAACACCTTTCTGGTATGCGGGATCAAATACAACTGTAGAACAGAGCAGCTTGGGTGGCACTACTGAATTTGAATACATTGCAAAGCAAGTTGTTTGGCCTCCCAAGAAAAAAGAACAGCATGACAATTTTATCAATCATTTCTCAAGAGGCCTTACTGATGAAAGCTGGAAGGATTCAGTGAATTTATTTCGTGAATCAGCTCAAGACAAACCATATGTTACGACTCCACCAGTTATGCCAGAGTACGACTCTCCTGCCTCGTCAAGGGCACACAATGGTCTCGTACACGACCAAGTGGAACAGGTAAGAAGAACTGAGACTAGTGCTAGTTGCCGGTTATTTGGCATTGATCTAAGAAACTCCAACAGCATTCAATCACCAACAAAGAAAGTTACAGATTCATTCATTGCGACTGATGGTGGTTTACAAGCCTCTTCTGATACTCTGTTGGAAGTTGACAGAGCTAGAAATTTAGACCTTCGTAAGGTAAAAGAGCAAGTCTTGGCAGAGGCACCAAAAAAGGAAACTGACAGCAAACATGGTTCTAATACTTCAAAAAGAACTCGTACTAAG GTGCAAATGCAAGGGATTGCTGTTGGCCGAGCTGTTGACTTGGCATTAGTGGAAGGTTACGATGACCTTATAACTGAACTGGAAAGGATGTTTGAGATTAAGGGAGAGCTTAAGGAACGGAAAAATTGGCAAGTTGTTTACACTGACCGAGAGGGTGATATGATGCTAGTGGGCGATGATCCATGGCT GGAATTTTGTGGAATAGCAAAGAAGATCTTCATATACACGACCGAGGAAGTGAAGAAAATGTCTGGGAACTGCAAGCTTCCTGGATCAGCTtcagatggtgaagaaaaaatAGTGAGCATAGAATCAGAAACTAAATGTGAAGTCTAA